In Dryobates pubescens isolate bDryPub1 chromosome 12, bDryPub1.pri, whole genome shotgun sequence, one genomic interval encodes:
- the RIOX2 gene encoding ribosomal oxygenase 2, which yields MPKKGGKHADMGKDTQAQCKRAKVEAACSPSLMSFQSPDCLFGSLISPVKPDTFFREYWEQKPLLVQRNDPLLAAYYQSLFQLSDLKELCLQGLYYGRDVNVCRCVSGKKKVLNKEGKVNYMQLKKDFDQKKATIQFHQPQRFKEELWKIQEKLECYFGSLVGSNVYITPQGSQGLPPHYDDVEVFVLQLEGEKHWRLYKPTVPLAREYSVEPEHRIGSPTHEFTLKPGDLLYFPRGTIHQADTPLGISHSTHVTISTYQNNSWGDFLLDAIPGLVFETAKEDVALRTSIPRQLLMQVDVGDSTEKLSSLLRRLADRLESSRELRASHMKKDFITHRLPPCLGPHSEHLTPGRHFFLFLGGKLPKIDSKIRLQFRDHAIITVEPDQEGSDEIRREMVYVYHSLRNRRETHMMGTEDDTSEEGTVQTHGLRFPLSYLDALKQIWSGSTVNVKELNLISDEEKENLALSLWTECLIEVI from the exons ATGCCcaagaaaggagggaagcaTGCTGACATGGGAAAGGACACGCAGGCGCAGTGTAAACGAGCAAAGGTGGAAGCAGCTTGTTCTCCGTCGCTCATGAGTTTCCAGAGCCCAGACTGCCTCTTCGGAAGCTTGATCTCTCCCGTCAAACCAGACACCTTTTTCAGGGAATATTGGGAGCAAAAGCCACTGCTGGTTCAGAGAAATGATCCTTTGCTGGCTGCTTACTACCAGTCACTGTTTCAGCTGTCAGATCTGAAGGAGCTGTGCCTCCAGGGTTTGTACTATGGCCGGGATGTAAATGTCTGCAGGTGTGTGAGCGGGAAAAAGAAAGTTTTAAATAAAGAAGGCAAAGTGAATTACATGCAGCTGAAGAAGGATTTTGACCAGAAAAAGGCAACAATACAATTTCATCAACCTCAGAGATTTAAG gagGAGCTGTGGAAGATTCAGGAGAAGCTGGAATGCTACTTTGGGTCTCTGGTTGGGTCCAATGTTTACATTACTCCCCAGGGGTCACAGGGCCTTCCTCCTCACTATGATGATGTTGAG GTGTTTGTTCTTCAGCTAGAAGGAGAGAAGCATTGGCGACTCTATAAACCAACGGTGCCCTTAGCTCGGGAGTATAGCGTTGAACCAGAACACAGGATTGGGAGTCCCACACATGAATTCACATTAAAG CCAGGTGACTTACTGTACTTCCCAAGAGGGACTATTCACCAAGCTGACACTCCACTTGGGATATCCCATTCTACACATGTGACCATCAGTACCTACCAGAACAA CTCTTGGGGAGATTTCTTGCTGGATGCAATTCCTGGCCTGGTGTTTGAGACAGCAAAAGAAGATGTGGCGCTGCGCACAAGCATCCCAAGGCAGCTGCTTATG CAGGTGGATGTAGGTGACTCGACAGAGAAACTGAGCAGCCTCCTGCGAAGGCTTGCAGAccggctggagagcagcagagagctgagggcGTCGCACATGAAGAAGGACTTCATTACGCACCGCCTGCCGCCTTGCCTGGGACCCCACTCTGAGCATTTGACTCCAGGTAGA cacttttttcttttcttaggtGGAAAGCTGCCAAAGATAGATAGCAAAATCAGGCTGCAGTTTAGAGACCATGCCATCATTACAGTGGAGCCAGATCAAGAGGGTTCT GATGAAATTCGCAGAGAGATGGTTTATGTGTATCATTCTTTGAGAAACAGGAGAGAAACTCACATGATGGGGACAGAAGATGATACTAGTGAGGAAGGCACAGTACAG ACTCATGGACTGCGGTTTCCTTTGTCATACTTGGATGCCCTGAAGCAGATCTGGAGTGGCAGCACAGTTAATGTTAAAGAGCTTAACCTTATCTcagatgaagagaaagaaaaccttgCTTTGTCCCTATGGACCGAATGTCTAATTGAAGTTATTTGA